A genomic stretch from Corynebacterium sp. 21KM1197 includes:
- a CDS encoding NUDIX domain-containing protein, producing MDNERIIRIAAVVLRNEAGEVLTVRKHGTEAFMFPGGKVEPGEPTRAAARREIAEELGLDLREEDLTSLGELSAPAANEPGYTVRCAAFAWRGTLDQAPEVRAEIAEARFYSPESRSPEIAPLTRDVVFPLLLDRERGN from the coding sequence ATGGATAATGAGCGGATCATTCGCATCGCCGCCGTGGTGCTGCGCAACGAGGCCGGGGAGGTGCTCACGGTGCGCAAGCACGGCACGGAGGCTTTTATGTTTCCCGGCGGCAAGGTGGAACCGGGGGAGCCGACGCGGGCTGCGGCCCGCCGGGAGATCGCGGAGGAACTGGGCCTTGACCTGCGGGAGGAGGATCTGACCTCGCTGGGGGAGTTGAGCGCCCCGGCAGCCAACGAGCCCGGATACACCGTGCGGTGCGCGGCCTTTGCGTGGCGGGGAACGCTTGACCAAGCCCCCGAGGTGCGCGCGGAGATCGCGGAGGCGCGATTTTATTCCCCGGAGTCCCGCTCCCCGGAGATCGCCCCGCTCACCCGGGACGTGGTTTTCCCCTTGCTGTTAGATAGGGAGCGGGGAAATTAA